From a region of the Desulfatibacillum aliphaticivorans DSM 15576 genome:
- the tilS gene encoding tRNA lysidine(34) synthetase TilS, with translation MTAGHVPPIVDSFLEKVRQALYEQGLLFRGARVLAGVSGGPDSTALVHVLSRLQKEFALQLGVAHVNHCLRGEESDRDALFVQELANSLDVPFHMETVDVAAARKESGLSLEEAAREARKAFFSRAMQEHGYDFVALGHHADDNAEWMLISLIRGAGAGGLSGIPPVNGKTVRPLFKLTRKEILEYCRENALKWVQDSTNQDQSILRNQIRLHLLPILESQYNPAIVPGLNRLSNILREEHLWMDGMARDFLDDHAKPIKNGLELSLVHLVKQPLALQRRIVLQAMAEVRGNTRKTSWTHVHDVLKLACQGKSGSQVHLPDGLEARRVQRKLEFILHDSPDWARTPSQPAKEWRVVLDGPGTHQIPQAGLTLVCYEEEKTENFLLKEDPMEVCMDLERASFPLTFRPWRPGDRFTPLGAGGAQKVKKFLIDHKVPAQDRLNIYVLTNEETVLWLVGQRLAEPAKILSETRRILRCKVFLA, from the coding sequence ATGACTGCAGGGCATGTTCCGCCCATTGTGGATTCTTTTTTGGAAAAAGTCCGCCAAGCCCTGTATGAACAGGGCTTGCTTTTTCGCGGCGCCCGCGTTCTGGCGGGCGTGAGCGGCGGGCCGGACTCCACCGCCCTGGTGCACGTTCTGTCCCGTCTTCAAAAGGAGTTCGCCCTGCAACTGGGCGTGGCCCACGTAAACCATTGCCTGCGCGGGGAGGAATCGGACAGGGACGCCCTCTTTGTGCAGGAATTGGCTAACAGCCTGGATGTGCCCTTTCATATGGAAACCGTGGACGTTGCGGCCGCCCGAAAAGAGTCGGGGCTGAGCCTGGAGGAGGCGGCCAGGGAGGCCCGCAAAGCCTTTTTTTCCCGCGCCATGCAGGAGCATGGCTACGACTTTGTCGCCCTGGGGCATCATGCAGACGATAATGCCGAATGGATGCTTATCTCCCTAATCCGCGGGGCAGGCGCCGGAGGCCTTTCCGGCATTCCGCCCGTAAACGGAAAAACGGTGCGCCCTCTTTTTAAACTAACCCGCAAGGAAATCCTGGAATACTGCCGGGAAAACGCCCTGAAATGGGTCCAGGACAGCACCAACCAGGATCAAAGCATTCTCAGAAACCAAATTCGCCTTCATCTTCTCCCCATTTTGGAAAGCCAGTACAATCCGGCCATTGTTCCGGGGCTTAATCGCCTTTCAAACATCTTGCGGGAAGAGCATCTATGGATGGACGGCATGGCCCGGGATTTCCTGGACGATCACGCCAAGCCAATAAAAAACGGCCTGGAACTTTCGCTCGTCCACCTTGTTAAACAGCCTTTGGCCTTGCAGCGCAGGATTGTCCTGCAGGCCATGGCCGAAGTTCGGGGCAATACCCGAAAGACCTCATGGACCCACGTGCATGACGTCCTGAAACTTGCCTGCCAAGGGAAATCCGGAAGCCAGGTGCACCTGCCCGACGGCCTGGAAGCCCGGCGCGTGCAAAGGAAGCTGGAATTCATCTTGCACGACTCTCCGGACTGGGCGCGCACGCCTTCCCAGCCTGCCAAGGAATGGCGGGTGGTTTTGGATGGGCCCGGGACGCACCAAATTCCCCAGGCCGGCCTGACTTTGGTTTGCTATGAGGAAGAGAAAACGGAAAATTTTCTTCTCAAGGAGGACCCCATGGAGGTCTGCATGGACCTGGAGCGGGCGTCTTTTCCCCTGACCTTCAGGCCCTGGAGGCCCGGGGACCGTTTTACCCCATTAGGAGCAGGAGGGGCGCAAAAGGTAAAAAAATTTCTTATCGACCACAAGGTTCCCGCCCAGGATCGCCTAAATATTTATGTACTTACAAATGAAGAAACCGTTCTTTGGCTTGTAGGCCAACGATTGGCGGAGCCTGCTAAAATTCTATCAGAAACAAGGCGCATTTTGCGTTGCAAAGTTTTTCTTGCCTAA
- a CDS encoding DUF3568 domain-containing protein — protein MQRALLALLCAIVLISTSSCAAVVLGAGAGAGAFTYVKGELVRSYPATYAKAVSVTNAVINELKISIDSKVDDGITTTFNGRRAGDKPVTIKVTMLDPKITQIGIRVGYVGVWDRQISETIHSHIQERL, from the coding sequence ATGCAAAGAGCTTTGTTGGCATTGCTGTGCGCCATTGTACTGATTTCAACCTCTTCATGCGCTGCGGTGGTCTTGGGCGCGGGCGCGGGCGCGGGGGCTTTTACGTACGTTAAAGGGGAACTGGTGCGGTCTTATCCGGCTACTTACGCCAAAGCCGTATCCGTGACTAACGCGGTGATAAATGAGCTGAAAATCAGCATTGACTCCAAGGTGGACGACGGCATTACCACTACGTTCAACGGCCGCAGGGCGGGAGACAAGCCGGTCACCATCAAAGTCACCATGCTGGATCCTAAAATCACCCAAATCGGAATTCGCGTGGGATACGTGGGAGTCTGGGACCGTCAGATTTCCGAAACCATCCATAGCCACATTCAGGAACGCCTTTAG